The Dehalococcoidia bacterium genome includes the window GGAAGAAGGCCATCGTCACCCTGGCCGAGGGGCACAAGATAGAGCTGTTCGAGGGCGTGTGATAGCTATGGGGATCAAGGTCTACAAGCCCACCTCCCCCGGCCGGCGCAACGCCACCGGCTACTCCTTCGAGGAGATCACCAAGAAGGAGCCGGAGAAGTCGCTCCTGGCCCCCAAGAAGCGGACCGGGGGGCGCAACAACCAGGGCAAGATAACGGTGCGCCACCGCGGCGGCGGGGCCAAGCGCCGCCTGCGCATCATCGACTTCAAGCGCGACAAGTGGGGCGTGCCGGGCAAGGTGGTGGCCATCGAGTACGACCCCAACCGCACCGCCCGCATCGCCCTGATCCAGTACGCCGACGGTGAAAAGCGCTACATCCTCTGCCCCCTGGGCCTGCAGGTGGGCGATACCGTGATGGCCGGGCCGGGGGCCGAGATCCGTCCCGGCAACGCCCTCCCCTTGCGGGAGATACCCGTGGGCACCCTCGTGCACAACGTGGAGCTGCACAAGGGCAAGGGCGGGCAGATGGTGCGATCGGCCGGGGCGGCGGCCCAGATCCTGGCCCGCGAGGAGCGCTACGTCCTGCTGCGCCTCCCCTCGGGCGAGGTGCGCCGAGTGCTGGGCGACTGCATGGCCACCGTGGGCCAGGTGGGCAACGTGGAGCACGACCAGATCGTGCTGGGCAAGGCGGGCCGCAGGCGGCACCTGGGCTGGCGGCCTGCGGTGCGCGGTTCGGCCATGACGCCCAGGGACCACCCCCACGGCGGCGGCGAGGGACGGGCACCCATCGGCCTGCCCCACCCCAAGACCCCGTGGGGCAAGCCGGCCCTGGGGGTGAGGACGCGGCGGCGCAAGGACACCGACAAGTACATCGTGCGTCGTCGCTACCAGAGCTAGGAGGTGCTGGGGCGTGTCCCGCTCGCGCAAGAAGGGCCCATACGTAGACCCCAAGCTCATGAAGAAGGTGCTGCGGGCGCGGCAGACGGGCCAGCGCCAGGTCATACGCACCTGGTCGCGGCGCTCCACCATCGTGCCCGAGATGGTCGGCCTGACCATCGCCGTGCACGACGGGCGGCGGCACGTGCCCATCTTCATCACCGAGAACATGGTGGGCCACAAGCTGGGGGAGTTCGCTCCCACCCGCACCTTCCGGGGCCACAGCGGCAAGACGGCCCAGGTGGCCCGCATGAAGAAGAGGTAGGGCGAAGGCCATGGAGGTCCGGAGCTTCGTGCGCAACGCCCCCGTATCGGCCAAGAAGGTTAACCTCATCCTGGACCAGATACGGGGCAAGAGGGTGGACGAGGCCCTGACCATCCTGCGCTTTATGACCTCGCCCAAGGCCCGCATCGTGGCCAAGGCGGTGCGCTCGGCGGCGGCCAACGCCGAGAACAACTACAACCTGGACCCCCGCCGGTTGCGCATCGTCGCCTGCTGGGCCGGAGAGGGGATCCGCCTCAAGCGCCTCAACCCCCGCGCCCGCGGCCGGGCCGACATCATCCAGAAGAGGCGGGCCAACATCACCATCGTGGTGGACGAGGTGTGAGCTATGGGGCATAAGGTGCACCCCACCGGCCTGCGCATCGGCATCATATACGACTGGCAGAGCAAGTGGTTCTCGGACAAGGACCCCCTTTACCGGGAGCTGCTGCACGAGGACCTGACCATTCGCCGCAGCATCCTGGACATGCTGCGGGACGCCGCCATCTCGCGGGTGGAGATAGAGCGCAACGCCAACCAGGTGACGGTGACCATCCACACCGCCCGGCCGGGCATCGTCATCGGCCGGGGCGGCCAGCGGGTGGAGGAGATCCGCAACCGCCTGGAGGAGCTGACGGGCAAGCGGGTAAGGGTGAACATCACCGAGGTGCCGGCGCCGGAGCTGGACGCCCGCCTGGTGGCCCAGACGGTGGCGCGGCAGATCGAGCAGCGCATCTCCCACCGGCGGGCCATCAAGCAGGCGGCAGCCAGGGCCATGCAGCGGGGCGCCCTGGGCGTCAAGATCAGGGTGGCCGGCCGCCTGGGCGGCGCCGACATGAGCCGCAAGGCGGTGGAGCTGGTGGGGCGGGTGCCCCTCCACACCCTGCGGGCCGACATCGACTATGGCTTCGCCGAGGCCCGCACCCAGCTGGGCGTCATCGGCGTCAAGGTCTGGATATACAAGGGCGACGTCCTCCCCGAGCGGGAGCGGGCCGAGGCCGCCGAGGCGGCAGCGGAGGTGAGCGAAGGTGCTCCAGCCCAGGAAGGTTAAGTACCGCAAGCAGCAGCGGGGCCGCCTCAAGGGGCGGGCCAACTCGGGCAACTATGTGGCCTTCGGCGAGTGGGGCCTGCAGGCCCTGGGGGCCTGCTGGCTCTCCGCCCGCCAGATCGAGGCCGCCCGCCGCGTCATCGCCCGCATGGTGCGCCGTGGCGGGAAGATGTGGATCCGCGTCTTCCCCGACAAGCCCATCACCAAGAAGCCCCTGGAGACGCGCATGGGCAGCGGCAAGGGGCCGGTGGAGTACTGGGCAGCGGTGGTCAAGCCCGGGCGCATCCTCTTCGAGGTGGCGGGCGTGCGCGAGGACCTGGCCAAGGAGGCCCTGGAACAGGCCGCCCACAAGCTGCCCATCCCCTGCCGCATCGTCCACAGGGAGGCTGCCTAGGAGATGGGCCGCTACGTCAAGACCATGGACGAGATCCGCCGCCTGTCGGACAAGGAGCTGGCGGAGGAGATCGAGGAGACCTATCGCCGCCTCTTTCAGTTGCGGCTGCAGCAACAGACGCGCCAGCTCCAGGACACCAGCCAGCTCCAGAAGCTGCGGCGGCACCTGGCCCGACTGAAGACGGAGCAGCGGGCACGGGAGCTGGCCCGCATCAACCGGTAGGGGAGGCACACCTGGTCATGGCCGGCGAAGAGCTGAAGTTCGGGCGGCGCAGGGTGCTGGAGGGGGTCGTGGTCAGCGACCGCATGCAGAAGACTGTGACGGTGGCCGTGGAGCGGCTCACCCGTCACCCCCTCTACAAGAAGACCATCCGCCGCACCAAGAAGTACCACGCCCACGACGAGAACAACGAATGCCGCGTGGGCGACCGGGTGCTCATCGTCGAGAGCCGGCCCCTCTCCCGCACCAAGCGCTGGCGGGTGGTCCGCATCCTGCAGCGGGCCGAACAGGTGGAGGTCAAGGCCGAAGAGGTGGACCTGGAGACCCTGGGCGAGCGCCGCCGACAGGAGGAGACGCCTGAGGCCGCTGGGGAGGCGCAACAGCCATGATCCAGAACTACACTCGCCTCAAGGTGGCCGACAACTCGGGGGCGCGGGAGATCATGTGCTTCCGCGTGCTCGGGGGTTCCAACCGGAAGTACGCCGGCCTGGGAGACGTCATCGTCGCTTCGGTGAAGGATGCCATACCCCACGCGCCCGTCAAGAAAGGGGACGTGGTGCGGGCGGTGGTGGTGCGGGTGGCCAAGACCACCCGCCGCCGCGACGGCACGTACATCCGCTTCGACGACAACGCCGCCGTCATCCTGGCCCCCGACGGCCAGAACCCCCGCGGCACCCGCGTCTTCGGCCCGGTAGCCCGCGAGCTGCGGGAGAAGGGCTTCATGAAGATCATCTCCCTGGCGCCGGAGGTGGTCTGAGGTGGCCCAGAAGATCAAGCGCCAGGACACAGTGCTGGTGGTGCGGGGCCGCGACCGCGGCAAGGTGGGCACCGTTCGCCAGGTCATCCCCCGCGAGCAACGCATCGTCGTTGAGGGAGTGAACGTCGTCAAGCGCCACCTGCGGGCCATGCCCAACCGGCCGGGCGGCATCGTCCAGAGGGAGTCGCCCATCCACTGGTCCAAGGTCAAGCTGGTCTGTCCGGCCTGCGGCAAGGCCACCAGGGTGGGCTTTCGCCGCCTGGATGACGGGCGCAAGGTGCGATACTGTAAAAAGTGCGACGCCAACATCGACTGAGGCCATGCAGGGCAGCAACGGCTACATACCCAGGCTCAAGCAGCGCTACCGAGAGGAAGTGGTGCCGGCCCTGATGCGGGAGTTCGGCTACCGCAACGTCATGCAGGTGCCCCGCATCGAGAAGGTCTGCCTCAACATCGGCCTGGGGGAGGCAGTCCAGAACCCCAAGGCGGTGGAGGCAGCCAGCAACGACCTGGCCCTCATCAGCGGCCAGCGCCCGGTGGTGACCCGAGCGCGCAAGTCCATCGCCAACTTCAAGGTGCGCAAGGGGATGCCCATCGGGCTGATGGTGACGCTGCGGGGCGACCGCATGTGGGAGTTCCTGGACAGGCTCATGAACGCTGCCCTGCCCCGCATCCGCGACTTCCAGGGAGTGCCGCCCGACTCCTTCGACGGCCGCGGCAACTACTCCCTGGGCATCCGCGAGCAGGTCATCTTCCCCGAGATCGACTACGACAAGATAGACCGGGTGCGCGGGCTTCAGGTGAACATCATCACCACTGCGCGCACCGACGAAGAGGGCAAGCGACTGCTGGAGCTGCTGGGCATGCCCTTCGCCAGGAGGTAGGGAGGTTGACCAGGAAGGCGCTCTACGTCAAGACCTTCATGAAGACGCCCAAGTTCCGGGTGCGCCACCGCAACCGTTGTCGGCTGTGCGGGCGGCCCAGGGCCTATTTGCGCCAGTTCGCCCTGTGCCGCATCTGCTTCCGCCGCCTGGCCCACGAGGGGCAGCTGCCCGGCGTGCAGAAGGCGAGCTGGTGATGCTGGCCATGATGACGGACCCCATCGCCGACATGCTGACGCGCATCCGCAACGCCATCATGGCGCGGCACGACTACACCGATGTGCCCGCCTCGCGGCTGAAGCTGGACATCGCGCGGGTGCTGAAGCGCGAGGGTTTCATCAAGGGCTACGAGGTCCGGGGCGAGGGGCCAAAGAAGACGCTGCGTATCTACCTGGCCTACACGGAGAAGGGGGAGCCCCTCATCTCGGGACTGCAGCGAGTCAGCAAGCCCGGCCTGCGCATCTACGTGCGGCGCAAGGAGATACCCCGCGTCTACGGCGGCCTGGGCATCGCCATCCTCTCCACCCCCCAGGGGGTCATGACCGGCCAGGAGGCCTGGCGCCGCAACCTGGGGGGCGAAGTGCTGTGCTACGTCTGGTGAGGGGGCTGAAGGGCATGTCGCGCGTCGGACGCAAGCCCGTGCCGATACCCCAGGGGGTCCAGGTCTCCCTGGACGGGGGGCGCATCACCGTCCGCGGCCCCCGCGGCGAGCTGTCATGGGAGTACCCGCGGGACATGCAGGTGGCGGTGGAGGACGGGCACATCGTCGTCAGGAGGCCCTCGGACCTGCCGCGCCACCGCGCCCTCCATGGCCTCACCCGCGCCCTCATCGCCAACATGGTGACGGGGGTAAGCGAGGGGTTCGAGAAGCGCCTGGAGCTGGTGGGCGTGGGATACCGCGCCCAGATGCAGGGCAACAAGCTGGTGCTGACGGTGGGCTACTCCCACCCCGTGGAGGTGGAGCCGCCTCCCGGCGTGGAGATCCAGGTGGAGGGCACCACCCAGGTGGTGGTGCGCGGCAGCGACAAGCAGTTGGTGGGGCAGGTGGCAGCCAACATCCGTGCCATCCGTCCGCCCGAGCCCTACAAGGGCAAGGGCATCCGCTACGTGGGTGAGGCCATCCGCCGGAAGGCGGGCAAGGGCGCCAAGGGAGGCAAGCGCTAGGCCATGGTCAAGGTCAAAACGCCCCGCCAGGCACGCATCCGCCGCCACCTGCGGGTGCGCAAGAAGGTCTTCGGCACGCCGGAGCGGCCGCGACTGGCGGTGTTCCGCAGCCTGAAGCACATCTACGCCCAGGTCATCGACGACACGCGAGGCCACACCCTGGCCGCAGCCTCGGACCTGGAGCCGGAGCTGCGGGCGCTGCGCCAGGGCAAGTCCAAGGCGGAGATGGCTGCCCTAGTGGGGGAACTGGTGGCCCGCCGTGCCCTGGACAGGGGCATCACCAAGGTGGTGTTCGACCGCGGCGGCTTCAAATATCATGGACGGGTGAAGGCCCTGGCCGAGGCAGCGCGGCAGGCCGGCCTCCAGTTCTAGGCAGGTGACGTCATGGGTATCCCGCTGAAGTACATCGCCGACCGCGACAGGGTGGTAAAGGACTCCTCGGGCCTGCCCCTGCAGGAGAGGACGGTCTACATCAACCGGGTGGCCAAGATGATGGCCGGAGGGCGTCGCTTCCACTTCACCGCCCTGGTGGTGGTGGGCGACGGCCAGGGGCACGTGGGGGCGGCCCTAGGGAAGGCCACCGAGGTGCCCGAGGCCATTCGCAAGGCCTCCAACAAGGCGCGCCAGTTCCTCATACGGGTGCCACTGGTCAACGGCACCATCCCCCACCCGTTGGTGGTCAAGTATGGCGCCTCGCGGGTGATCATCAAGCCCGCGCCGCCGGGCACCGGCCTCATCGCCGGCGGTGCCATGCGGCCCGTGCTGGAGCTGGCCGGCGTCAAGGACGCCGTCTGCAAGGCGCTGGGCAGCACCAACCCCGTCAACCTGGTGAAGGCCACCATTTACGCCCTGTCCCAGATCAAAGAGCCCGAGGTGGTGCGGGCCCTGCGCGCCCGCGTGGCGGCGGAGGAGGTGTAGCTCCGGTGCCCCGTCTGCGCATCACCTGGCGCAAGAGCGCCATCGGCTACCGCCGCGACCAGAAGGAGACCATTCGCGCCCTGGGCCTGAAGCGCCTGGGGCACACGGTGGTGCACGAGGACACCCCCTCCATCCGGGGAATGATTTTCAAGGTCCGCCACCTGCTGACCGTGGAGGAGGTAAGGGACTGATGCTGGCCCACGAACTGAGGCCGCCACGGGGGGCCAAGCACCGGCGCAAGCGCGTCGGCCGGGGCGACAGCAGCGGCCACGGCAGCTATTCGGGCCGCGGCATCAAGGGCCAGAAGGCCCGCGCTGGCAAGCCCGTGCCCCCCTGGTTCGAGGGCGGCCAGACGCGGCTGGTGAAGGGGCTGCCCAAGATGCGCGGCTTCGTCAACCCCTTCAGGGTCGAATACGAGGTGGTCAACGTCGGCCAGCTGAACCGCTTCCCCGCCGGTAGCGAGGTGACGCCGGAGCTGCTGCGCCAGCAGCGTCTGGTGCGGGACGAGAAGCGCCCCCTAAAGGTGCTGGGCAGCGGCGAGCTGAAGGTGGCCCTGACGGTGCGCGCCCACCGCTTCAGTCAGTCGGCGCGCGAGAAGATCGAAGCTGCGGGGGGTCGCGCCCTGCCCCTGGAGGCGTCCGAGGGTGACGGCGGCCACTAGGGGCCAGCGTCAGGCCCAGCCCCAGCTCCTGCAGGCGGCCCTCAACGCCCTGCTGCAGCCCGACCTGCGCCAGCGCCTCCTGTTCGTATTCGCGATGCTGGTGGTCTTTCGGTTCATCTCCAACCTGCCGGTGCCAGGGGTCGACCCGAGGGTGCTGCAGGACCTGTTCCGACAGAACACCATCCTCGGCTTTCTGAACTTCTTCTCGGGCGGCGCCCTGAAGAACATGAGCGTGGCCGCCATGGGCGTTTACCCCTACGTGACGGCGGCCATCGTCATGCAGTTGCTGGTGCCGCTGGTGCCGACCCTGCGGGCCCTCTCCCAGGAGGGCGAATACGGGCGCAGGCAGATCGAGATCTACACCCACTGGCTGACGGTGCCCATGGCGCTGTTGCAGGGCTACGGGCAGCTCATCCTCATCCAGAGCCTGCTGCCAGGCAGCATCCAGGTGGGCTTCACGGGCGAGACGGGGCTGCGGACGATCACCATCCTCATCACCATGGCCGCCGGCACCATGTTCCTGGTGTGGCTGGGGGAGCTCATCACCGAGAAGGGCATCGGCAACGGCATCTCCATCCTCATTTTCGCCGGGATAGTGTCGGGCCTGCCGGAGTACGTGGGGGCGCGGCTGTTCACGGGGGTGGGCGGGACCGTCACCAGCACCCTGATGCTGGGTCTGTTCACGCTGGGGCTGGTCTACCTCATCGTCTTCTTCCAGGAGGCGCAGCGGCGGATACCGGTCCAATATTCCCGCAGCGTGTTCCGGGGCGGGCGCATGTACCGGCAGTCGGGGCAGACCCACATCCCCCTGAGGGTGAACTCGGTGGGCATGGTGCCCCTCATCTTCGCCTACTCCATCATCCTTTTGCCGGCCTACGTGGGACAGGTGCTGGCCCAGAACAGCAACGAGTTCATCAGCAACCTCGGGGAGTGGGCGCAACGGGCCTTCACCCCGGGCAACCCCTTCTACTGGCTGTTGCTGTTCCTGAGCGTCGTCATCTTCACCTTCTTCTACACGCTGGTCATCTTCCAGCAGCAGAACCTGGCCGAGAACCTGCAGCGGCAGGGCGGCTTCATCCCCGGCATCCGTCCCGGCAAGCCCACGGAGGAGTACATCAACCGGGTCCTGATGCGCATCACCTGGGCGGGAGCGCTCTTTCTGGGCTTCGTGGCCGTGTCGCCCTTCCTCATCGGCGCCTTGATGGAGCAGGACGTGAGCCTGCGAGGGCGCTCGGCCGCCCTGGGCATCAGCGCCAGCGGCCTCATCATCGTGGTGGGAGTGGTGCTGGACACCATGCGCCAGATCGAGGCCCAGCTGCTGATGCGCCAGTACGAAGGCTTCATTCGCTAGGTAAGGGACATGTTCCTGGTGCTGTTGGGTCTGCCTGGGGCCGGCAAGGGCACCCAGGCTGCCTTTCTGGCCCAACACCTGGGGCTGGCCCACATCACCACCGGCGAGCTGTTCCGCGAGAACATCCGCCGCGGCACGGAGCTGGGGGAGAGGGCGCGGCCTTACGTGGAGTCGGGGCGACTGGTGCCCGACGAGATCACCATCGCTATGTTGTTGAAGCGGTTGGAGGAGCCCGACTGCCAGCGAGGATGCCTTCTGGACGGCTTTCCCCGCACCCTGGCCCAGGCGCGGGCGCTGGACGAGGCCCTCGCCCAGCGGGGGCAGGGCATCGATATGGCCATCTACCTGCGGGTCTCGGAGGAGGAGCTGGTGCGCCGCCTGTCGGGGCGATGGAACTGCCCCACTTGCGGCGCCGTTTACCACGAGACCAACGCTCCGCCCAGAGTGCCGGGCATCTGCGACCGCGATGGCTCGCGGCTCTACCAGCGCGAGGACGATCGCCCTGAGGTGGTGCGCACCCGACTGCAGGTGAACATGGCGCAGCTCAGGGAGCTGCTCGAGCACTACCGGGGCCAGGGCAAGCTGCAGGAGGTGGACGGGGAGCAGCCTGTGGAGGCCGTGAGGGAGCGTCTCCTCGCCCTGGTGACGGCTGCCCGGGAGAGGTGAACCGGGGACGTGCCCATCGTCATCAAGTCCGACGAGGAGATCGCCATTATGCGGGAGGCGGGCCGCCACGTGGCCCAAGTCCTGCAGATGCTGGTGGAGCACGTGCGCCCGGGAGTGGTGGAGAGGGAGCTGGACGAGCTGGTGCGCCGGGAGTTCGCCCGTCGGGGCGTCATTCCCACCTTCCTGGGCTACCAGGGGTATCCGGCTACCGTGTGCATCTCGGTGAACGACGAGATCGTGCACGGCATCCCCGGCGACCGGGCCTTCCAGGAAGGGGACATCGTCAGCATCGACCTGGGCTGCACCTACCGGGGGTTCGTGGCCGACTGCGCCGTGACAGTGGGAGTGGGCCGCATCAGCCCGGAGGCGGAGCGCCTCATTCGCGTCACCGAGGAGGCCCTGTGGCGGGGGATAAGGGCAGCCCGGGCAGGGTCGCGTCTCGGGGCCATCGGCCACGCCATCCAGACCTACGTGGAGGCGGAGGGATTCTCGGTGGTGCGGGAGTACGTGGGGCACGGAGTGGGGCGGCAGATGCACGAGGACCCGCAGGTCCCCAACTACGGTCCCCCCGACTGGGGGCCGGTGCTGAGGAAGGGGATGGTGCTGGCCATCGAGCCCATGGTCAACATGGGCACCTGGCGCACCAAGCGGGACCCCGACGGCTGGACCGTGCGCACCGCCGACGGCTCCCTCTCGGCCCATTTCGAGCACACCATCGCCATAACCGATGGGGACCCGGTAGTGCTAACGCTGCCCTGAAGGCGTATAATAAAAATTTGGTCGCCTGTTGAGGGGGGAACGGAAAGAGGCCTTATGCCAAAAAAGGACACCATCGAGGTGGAGGGCATCGTCAGGGAGTCGTTGCCCAACGCCATGTTCAGAGTAGAGCTGCCCAACGGACACATGGTGCTGGCCCACGCCTCGGGCAAGATGCGCATGCACTTTATCCGCATCCTGCCCGGCGACCGGGTGCTGGTGGAGCTTTCTCCCTACGACCTGAGCCGTGGGCGCATCACCTACCGCTTTCGCGAGAGCGGGGAGGCAGCGCGATGAAGGTGCGACCTTCGGTGACCCGTCGCTGCGACAAGTGCAAGGTGGTGCGGCGCCGGGGCGTGGTCTATATCATCTGCCCCAACCCGCGCCACAAGCAGCGCCAGGGCTAGGAGGAAGGCCATGGCGAGAATCGCCGGAGTAGACATACCCAATGACAAGCGGCTGGATGTGGCCCTGACCTACATCTACGGCATCGGCCGCACCCGCGCCCTGGAGGTGTGCCAGAACACGGGTATCGATCCCGCCCGCAAGGTGAGGGACCTCTCGGACGAGGAGCTGAACCGGCTGCGGGAGTTCATCGACCGCAACTACAAGGTGGAGGGGGAGCTGCGGGCGGAGGTGCGGCAGAACATCCAGCGGCTCATCGAGATCAACTGCTACCGTGGCATACGTCATCGGCGGGGCCTGCCGGTGCGGGGGCAGCGCACCCGCACCAACGCCCGCACCCGCAAGGGCCCCCGCAAGACGGTGGCTGGCAAGCGGCGGGCCAAGGTCAGGAAGTAAGGGGGTAAGAGGAGATGCCACGGCCGAGACCCAGCAGCGGCGTCCGGCGGCGCGACCGCAAGAACATCCCTGTGGGGCGCGCCTACATTCAGTCCACCTTCAACAACACCATCGTCACCCTCACCGACCCCCAGGGGAACGTCATCTCCTGGGCCAGCGGCGGCACCGTGGGCTTCAAGGGGTCCCGCAAGGGCACGCCCTACGCCGCCAGCGTGGCTGCCGAGACGGCCGCCCGTCGCGCCGTGGAGCACGGCCTGCGCCAGGTGGAGGTGCTGGTGAAGGGGCCGGGCAGCGGTCGCGAGCCGGCCATACGCGCCCTGCAGGCAGCCGGGCTGCAGGTCACCAGCATCCGCGACGTCACCCCCATTCCCCACAACGGCTGTCGGCCGCCGAAGCGGCGCCGCGTCTAGCTCGGGGTTACGCAGAGGGAGGAGGAAGTCAGGCCATGGGACGTTACACCGGCCCTGTCTGCCGCCTGTGCCGGCGGGCGGGCGTGAAGCTCTACCTGAAGGGGAACAAGTGCTACACCAACTGCGTCCTGGAGAAGCGGCCCTACCCGCCCGGCCAGCACGGCCCCGAGCGACGTCAGTTCCGCCTGTCCGACCGTGGCATCCAGCTACGGGAGAAGCAGAAGGCGCGCTACATCTACGGGATGATGGAGCGCCAGTTCCGCCGCTTCTTCGAAGAGGCCCGGCGCCAGAAGGGCGTCACCGGCGAGAACCTGGTCAAGCTGCTGGAGCGGCGGCTGGACAACGTGGTCTACCGGCTGGGCTTCGCCGAGTCGCGCAACCAGGCGCGGCAGCTGGTGCGACACGGCCACATCACCGTCAACGGTCGCAAGGCGGACATCCCGTCCATGCTGCTGCGGCCGGGCGACACGGTGGGCTGGACGCCGCAGGGGCAGCGCACCGCCCTGTTCGAGATGGCCAAGGCCCAGGTGGGCTCCAGGCAGGTGCCCTCATGGCTCTCTCTGGACACTGAGGCCATGACGGGGCGGGTGCTCTCGGAGCCCAACCTGGAGGAGGTGCCCGTGTTCTTCAACACGGCCTCCATCGTGGAATACTACTCGCGCTGATCGAAGTCCGTCAGTCGTTCTTGAGGTTTGGAGGTGGGTCTGCCTTGACCCTGCAAGAGGTGCTCGAACTGCCCCGCATCGAGATCGAGGAGGACCAGGGCGATTACGCCCGGGTAGTGGTGGCGCCCCTGCTGCCCGGCTTCGGCATCACCCTGGGCAACTCCCTGCGCCGGGTGCTCCTGAGCTCCCTGCCCGGGGCAGCCATCACCCAGGTGCTCATCGAGGGGGTGCTGCACGAGTTCTCCACCATACCCCACGTCAAGGAGGACACCATCGAGTTCCTCCTGAACGTGAAGGCCATCCGGCTGCGGGCCCTGTCCGACCGTCCGGCCACCCTGGTGCTGGACATCCAGGGGCGGGAAGGGGAGATAACCGCCGCCGACATCCAGGTCCCCGAGCACATCGAGGTGGTAAACCCCGAGCAGCACCTGCTCACCGTGGACTCTCCCGAGGCCCGTCTGCACATCGAGTTCACGGTGGAGACGGGCCGCGGCTACCGTCCCGCCAGCCAGACCGATGGCCTGCCCATAGGCACCATCGCTGTGGACGCCATCTTCACCCCTGTGCGCCGCGTCAGCTACCGGGTGGAGCCCACCCGCGTGGGGCAGGCCAGCAACTATGACCGCCTGATACTGGAGGTGTGGACCGACGGCACCGTGGGTGCGGTGGAGGCCGTCAGCCGCGGCGCCGACATGCTCCTGCAACACCTGCGGCTGTTCACCAGCATGGGCCGCGCTGCCGCCCCGGTCCTCAGCCGCGGCATCGGTGCTGGCCTCCTGATCTCCGAGGACCAGTACAATATGCCCATCGACGACCTGGACCTCTCCATGCGGACCTACAACTGCCTGCGCCGCAGCGGCATCACCACCGTGGGACAGGTCCTGGAGCGCACCGAGGAGGAGCTGCTGTCCCTGCGCAACTTCGGCCGCAAGTCCTACGAAGAGCTGAGACAGCGCCTGGCCGAGCTGGGCATCCTTCCTCTGACGGCCGAGACCCTGACGGGCGCCACCGAAGAGGAAGAAGAGGAGGAGCTGGCTGAGGAGGGGGAGCTGGCCGAAGAGGCGCAGCCCGAGGCGGCCGCCCCGGCCGAGGCTGTCCAGGAACCGGTCGCGGAGGCCCCGCCCGAGGCGGAGATGAAGGCGCCGACCCCCAAGGAGGAGAAGAAGCGGGAGCGGCGCAAGGAGAAGGCCCCAGCCGAGACCATCGCCGGCGGCGACGGCCAGGAGGCGCCCGAGGCCGAGGAGATCGATCCCCGCTGGGCCAAGCTGCGGGAGCTCAAGCAACAGGCAGAGGAAGAGGAGTGAGCCATGGCCCACCAGGTGGACGGACGCAAGCTCGGTCGGCCCACCGACCACCGCCTGGCCCTCTTCCGCAACCAGGTCACCGACCTGCTGCGCTACGAGCGCATCGTCACCACCGAGGCCAAGGCCAAGGAGGTGCGGGGCCTGGCCGAGAAGATGATAACCCTGGCCAAGAAGGGCGACCTGGCCTCGCGCCGTCGCGCCCTGGCCTTCATTTACGACAAAAAGGTGGTGCGCAAGC containing:
- the rplB gene encoding 50S ribosomal protein L2, translating into MGIKVYKPTSPGRRNATGYSFEEITKKEPEKSLLAPKKRTGGRNNQGKITVRHRGGGAKRRLRIIDFKRDKWGVPGKVVAIEYDPNRTARIALIQYADGEKRYILCPLGLQVGDTVMAGPGAEIRPGNALPLREIPVGTLVHNVELHKGKGGQMVRSAGAAAQILAREERYVLLRLPSGEVRRVLGDCMATVGQVGNVEHDQIVLGKAGRRRHLGWRPAVRGSAMTPRDHPHGGGEGRAPIGLPHPKTPWGKPALGVRTRRRKDTDKYIVRRRYQS
- the rplN gene encoding 50S ribosomal protein L14, producing the protein MIQNYTRLKVADNSGAREIMCFRVLGGSNRKYAGLGDVIVASVKDAIPHAPVKKGDVVRAVVVRVAKTTRRRDGTYIRFDDNAAVILAPDGQNPRGTRVFGPVARELREKGFMKIISLAPEVV
- the rplF gene encoding 50S ribosomal protein L6 produces the protein MSRVGRKPVPIPQGVQVSLDGGRITVRGPRGELSWEYPRDMQVAVEDGHIVVRRPSDLPRHRALHGLTRALIANMVTGVSEGFEKRLELVGVGYRAQMQGNKLVLTVGYSHPVEVEPPPGVEIQVEGTTQVVVRGSDKQLVGQVAANIRAIRPPEPYKGKGIRYVGEAIRRKAGKGAKGGKR
- the rpsQ gene encoding 30S ribosomal protein S17 codes for the protein MAGEELKFGRRRVLEGVVVSDRMQKTVTVAVERLTRHPLYKKTIRRTKKYHAHDENNECRVGDRVLIVESRPLSRTKRWRVVRILQRAEQVEVKAEEVDLETLGERRRQEETPEAAGEAQQP
- the rplV gene encoding 50S ribosomal protein L22 yields the protein MEVRSFVRNAPVSAKKVNLILDQIRGKRVDEALTILRFMTSPKARIVAKAVRSAAANAENNYNLDPRRLRIVACWAGEGIRLKRLNPRARGRADIIQKRRANITIVVDEV
- the rpsC gene encoding 30S ribosomal protein S3, with the protein product MGHKVHPTGLRIGIIYDWQSKWFSDKDPLYRELLHEDLTIRRSILDMLRDAAISRVEIERNANQVTVTIHTARPGIVIGRGGQRVEEIRNRLEELTGKRVRVNITEVPAPELDARLVAQTVARQIEQRISHRRAIKQAAARAMQRGALGVKIRVAGRLGGADMSRKAVELVGRVPLHTLRADIDYGFAEARTQLGVIGVKVWIYKGDVLPERERAEAAEAAAEVSEGAPAQEG
- a CDS encoding type Z 30S ribosomal protein S14, with the protein product MTRKALYVKTFMKTPKFRVRHRNRCRLCGRPRAYLRQFALCRICFRRLAHEGQLPGVQKASW
- the rplX gene encoding 50S ribosomal protein L24 — translated: MAQKIKRQDTVLVVRGRDRGKVGTVRQVIPREQRIVVEGVNVVKRHLRAMPNRPGGIVQRESPIHWSKVKLVCPACGKATRVGFRRLDDGRKVRYCKKCDANID
- the rplE gene encoding 50S ribosomal protein L5 translates to MPRLKQRYREEVVPALMREFGYRNVMQVPRIEKVCLNIGLGEAVQNPKAVEAASNDLALISGQRPVVTRARKSIANFKVRKGMPIGLMVTLRGDRMWEFLDRLMNAALPRIRDFQGVPPDSFDGRGNYSLGIREQVIFPEIDYDKIDRVRGLQVNIITTARTDEEGKRLLELLGMPFARR
- the rpsH gene encoding 30S ribosomal protein S8 — protein: MMTDPIADMLTRIRNAIMARHDYTDVPASRLKLDIARVLKREGFIKGYEVRGEGPKKTLRIYLAYTEKGEPLISGLQRVSKPGLRIYVRRKEIPRVYGGLGIAILSTPQGVMTGQEAWRRNLGGEVLCYVW
- the rplP gene encoding 50S ribosomal protein L16, whose amino-acid sequence is MLQPRKVKYRKQQRGRLKGRANSGNYVAFGEWGLQALGACWLSARQIEAARRVIARMVRRGGKMWIRVFPDKPITKKPLETRMGSGKGPVEYWAAVVKPGRILFEVAGVREDLAKEALEQAAHKLPIPCRIVHREAA
- the rpmC gene encoding 50S ribosomal protein L29, producing the protein MGRYVKTMDEIRRLSDKELAEEIEETYRRLFQLRLQQQTRQLQDTSQLQKLRRHLARLKTEQRARELARINR
- the rpsS gene encoding 30S ribosomal protein S19 codes for the protein MSRSRKKGPYVDPKLMKKVLRARQTGQRQVIRTWSRRSTIVPEMVGLTIAVHDGRRHVPIFITENMVGHKLGEFAPTRTFRGHSGKTAQVARMKKR